One window from the genome of Gambusia affinis linkage group LG14, SWU_Gaff_1.0, whole genome shotgun sequence encodes:
- the LOC122844226 gene encoding claspin — protein MSLVVSQQQAEAPPAEAQTTPDSDSDSGMGSPAEEAVTMTTADTRDAVPDSDDEDVAARRKPRRNAIVDSEEEEEKCMDVVGGQRSPASSSEEAEPEEWGRSSRTSSQAPDDSEGDVKKREKSQRNHEKKNKRCKAMEKLKKKKKAERFCEEEEDGALPVVLNDSGCPLGDPDLFDTGLAEEEEEEEESLDAIRAAVRMKMRHQEEEEEEDEEAPEKPRRVERRAARASREAMKQLHSESQRLVRESSLGLPYHIPEPKTIQQFYRRRARPQGPAMALLKSSRYSELMLEAPPTQQDAPPSLDLSSNQIRSLPAPVAASSPQQQNLPAEEPEPESGPMLLLSETLQESLGADSAEPLPDGGPEQNQATSEPQSDPVPPSAPEPARPKKDRLSRLKELGLDPPPPAKLSPDDGVFVQLDPPHCNPGVAALKERYLRHVQAPVRPPVERTVQLTVIRKDGAPSGQEELRSETVTVTVKEGAEEPAATKPGEKLLTLKQRLQLAMAQRRKEERARKAELHRLDNEDCGDEEEEEEEEMTDESEEENVDDLLGGDGGEEEESKEEEENAARSVRSLSPAAQTPDRFHMDGTLMLFPGSSCSRTGDGVRKSGPDVSGKTEEDCSHTSSLELPGSMLTSYQPVNQQRSAARGPHAAALRSPSPCFFRPSILGSASKSSGRLSEPSLCLPVEDSQDLYAPSSPGAAASGPVLGGDSQARFCLEDEVQSQLLDADGFLNVGSRPGATHKRQLLLDSLDENAMDAQMGALLELCSGRFGSAPTGPAQDELLGFCSGAFPQTAAEEEEERKEEEEDNMQELMGLCSGRFPSPDSADSASPAAERETKAEEEEEEEVEKEEEEEEEEEEEEEDCEFHLLSDVESEKEEEEDDEEEEELQGVFAPRRSEKKKMALMDYVESEAELSGSDIGSDDEEGDRDSEYEEEELLEELPSDEELQNQVNKIHMKQILDDDKRRLRLYQDRYLADGDLHSDGPGRARRFRWKNIDAGFDGSAADGEEDGEEEDDVDPAEIQRRKDRLEREQWLREQMEQKTRKGEDPDGEDEQIGDEDSRFMKLAKKLTARTLQRKEPPQSDQRTAAALNPFQKPSQPVQVRRGSLLSQPAAVLQKLASLSEGNPLAPRSSRGFLFQTLPPDPAPTERAQNQVVRKRSQVEAVSPAAKRPCRQNGTAGPNRNSQKSIFSFLDH, from the exons ATGAGCCTGGTTGTGTCCCAGCAGCAG GCTGAAGCGCCGCCAGCTGAGGCCCAGACGACGCCGGACAGCGACTCTGACAGTGGGATGGGCTCGCCGGCCGAGGAGGCGGTTACCATGACGACGGCTGACACAAGAGACGCTGTTCCAG attcagACGATGAAGACGTCGCAGCTCGCAGAAAGCCTCGGCGAAACGCCATCGTAGAcagcgaggaagaggaagagaagtgCATGGATGTGGTTGGGGGTCAGAGGTCGCCTGCCTCCAGCAGCGAGGAGGCGGAGCCTGAGGAGTGGGGGCGGAGCAGCAGGACGAGCAGCCAGGCTCCTGATGACAGTGAGGGGGATGTGAAGAAGAGGGAGAAGAGTCAGAGAAATCACGAGAAGAAGAATAAACGTTGCAAAGCGATGGagaaactgaagaagaagaagaaagcggAGCGGTtctgtgaggaagaggag GACGGAGCACTTCCTGTGGTTCTGAACGACAGCGGCTGTCCTCTGGGAGACCCGGACCTGTTCGACACCGGCCtggctgaggaagaggaggaagaggaagagtcTCTGGATGCCATCAGAGCTGCAGTCAGGATGAAGATGAGACACCAGGAG gaggaagaggaggaggatgaagaggctCCAGAGAAACCCCGCCGCGTG GAGAGGAGAGCGGCTCGCGCCAGCAGGGAGGCCATGAAGCAGCTGCACAGCGAGTCGCAGCGTCTGGTCCGAG AGTCCAGCCTCGGCCTGCCGTACCACATCCCTGAACCCAAAACCATCCAGCAGTTCTACAGGAGGAGGGCCCGACCCCAGGGGCCCGCCATGGCCCTGCTGAA ATCTTCCAGATATTCGGAGCTGATGCTGGAGGCTCCGCCCACCCAGCAGGATGCTCCGCCCTCCCTGGATCTTTCGTCCAATCAGATCCGGTCCTTACCTGCACCTGTGGCCGCCTCCTCcccacagcagcagaacctccCTGCAGAGGAACCGGAACCGGAGTCCGGTCCGATGCTGCTGCTCTCAGAAACTCTGCAGGAGTCTCTCGGTGCCGATTCTGCAGAACCGCTTCCTGACGGTGGACCGGAGCAGAACCAAGCAACCTCAGAACCTCAGTCCGACCCGGTTCCGCCGTCTGCACCGGAACCAGCCAGACCAAAGAAGGACCGACTGTCTCGCCTGAAGGAGCTTGGATTGGACCCGCCGCCGCCGGCCAAGCTGAGTCCTGATGACGGCGTGTTTGTTCAGCTCGATCCACCTCACTGCAACCCAG GAGTGGCGGCCCTGAAGGAGCGCTACCTGCGACACGTCCAGGCGCCGGTCCGTCCGCCGGTGGAGCGCACCGTTCAGCTCACCGTCATCCGTAAAGACGGCGCCCCCTCTGGCCAGGAGGAGCTGCGCTCAGAGACCGTTACCGTCACAGTGAAGGAGGGAGCCGAAGAGCCGGCCGCCACCAAGCCGG GAGAGAAACTTCTGACCCTGAAGCAGCGGCTGCAGCTCGCCATGGCCCAGCGCCGGAAGGAGGAGCGAGCGCGAAAAGCCGAGCTGCATCGCCTCGACAACGAAGACTGTGgggacgaggaagaggaggaagaggaagaaatgacGGATGAGTCTGAGGAAGAG AATGTGGACGACCTACTGGGTGGTGATGGtggcgaggaagaggagagcaaggaggaagaggagaacgCGGCTCGGAGCGTCCGCAGCCTTTCTCCCGCCGCTCAGACTCCGGATCGTTTCCACATGGACGGGACGCTGATGCTGTTCCCGGGCAGCTCCTGCTCCCGGACCGG GGACGGGGTGAGGAAGTCTGGACCAGATGTGTCCGGCAAGACCG AGGAGGACTGCAGCCACACCAGCAGCCTGGAGCTGCCCGGCTCCATGCTGACCTCCTACCAGCCGGTCAACCAGCAGCGCTCCGCCGCCCGCGGGCCCCACGCCGCCGCCCTGCGCTCCCCGTCGCCCTGCTTCTTCCGGCCCAGCATCCTCGGCTCCGCCTCCAAG AGCTCCGGCCGGCTGTCGGAGCCGTCCCTCTGCCTCCCGGTGGAGGACTCCCAGGACCTGTACGCGCCGTCGTCCCCCGGCGCCGCGGCGAGCGGCCCGGTTCTGGGCGGGGACTCCCAGGCCCGGTTCTGCCTGGAGGACGAGGTCCAGTCCCAGCTGCTGGACGCCGACGGATTCCTGAACGTGGGGTCGCGACCCGGGGCGACCCACAAgaggcagctgctgctggacagCCTGGACGAGAACGCCATGGACGCCCAGATGGGGGCGCTGCTGGAGCTCTGCTCCGGCCGCTTCGGGTCGGCGCCGACCGGCCCGGCGCAGGACGAGCTGCTGGGGTTCTGCTCCGGAGCGTTTCCGCAGACCgctgctgaggaagaggaggagaggaaggaggaagaggaggacaacATGCAGGAGCTGATGGGGCTCTGCTCCGGGAGGTTCCCCAGTCCag ATTCTGCTGACTCGGCTTCACCGGCGGCAGAACG AGAGACGAAggctgaagaggaggaggaggaagaggtggagaaggaggaggaagaggaggaggaggaagaggaggaagaggaggactgCGAGTTTCATCTTCTGTCGGATGTAGAAAGTGAAAAG gaggaagaggaagatgatgaggaagaggaggagctgcagggcgTCTTCGCTCCTCGTCgatcagagaagaagaaaat GGCGCTGATGGACTACGTGGAGTCGGAGGCGGAGCTCTCAGGAAGTGACATCGGCAGCGACGATGAGGAGGGCGACCGAGACAGCGAGtacgaggaagaggagctgctggaggagctcCCGTCAGACGAAGAGCTTCAGAACCAAGTCAACAAGATCCACAT GAAGCAGATCCTGGACGACGACAAGCGGCGGCTGAGGCTGTACCAGGACCGCTACCTGGCCGACGGCGACCTGCACTCGGACGGACCGGGCCGAGCGCGCCGCTTCCGCTGGAAGAACATCG ATGCCGGGTTCGACGGGTCAGCCGCGGACGGAGAGGAAGAcggggaggaagaggacgacGTGGACCCGGCTGAGATCCAGAGGAGGAAGGACCGGCTGGAGAGGGAGCAGTGGCTCCGAGAGCAG ATGGAGCAGAAAACTCGGAAAGGAGAGGATCCGGACGGAGAGGACGAGCAGATCGGAGACGAGGACAGTCGGTTCATGAAGCTGGCCAAGAAGCTGACGGCCAGAACGCTGCAGAGGAAAG AACCGCCTCAGTCGGACCAGAGgactgcagcagctctgaaccCGTTCCAGAAACCCTCCCAGCCCGTCCAG GTGAGGAGGGGCTCCCTGCTGAGCCAGCCGGCCGCCGTGCTGCAGAAGCTGGCCAGCCTGTCGGAGGGGAACCCGCTGGCCCCCAGGAGCTCCAGAGGATTCCTGTTCCAGACGCTGCCGCCTGACCCGGCGCCAACGGAGCGCGCTCAGAACCAG gtggtgaggaagaggagccagGTGGAGGCGGTGAGCCCGGCAGCCAAGCGGCCATGCAGACAGAACGGAACCGCTGGACCCAACAGGAACTCTCAAAAGAGCATCTTCAGCTTCCTGGaccactga